In the Ovis aries strain OAR_USU_Benz2616 breed Rambouillet chromosome 18, ARS-UI_Ramb_v3.0, whole genome shotgun sequence genome, GCTGGTGGTGCAGTTGAAGCCCAAGTTCTTGGCCTCAAGGCCACAGTCAAAACCCTTGCGGTGTAAGAGGAGCGCAGCTTCTGCCGAGGGCAAGCCATCCTCCTGGTGACAGACACACGGGcagtgcgcgtgtgtgtgcgcgtgtgcagaCACACGggcagtgcgtgtgtgtgtgcacgtgtgcagaCACACGGggcagtgcgtgtgtgtgtgcgcgcgtgtgtgggggtgggggcatgcgtgtgggggtggggtggggaagggcctCTGCAGGGCTCACAGGTGGGGCAGCACCTCTGCCAGGAAGGCAGGGTTGGATGGAAAGGAGTCTGGAGGAGAGGCAAGGTCCACTCAGGAGATCCAACGCTGGACCAGACACTCACCTCGGCCTGGAGCGTCCGCAGGTTGAGCAGGTGGAAGTCACAGGGCAGTGAGGAGGCCAGAGGGTGAAAAGAGCGCAGAGCGGGGCCGGGGGCCTGCCTCCTGGCCACAGGCAGGGCGAGCACAGGGGTGTTCAGGTACATGGAGGTCAGGTGGCTGAGGAGGGACGGGAAGCTTGCAGAGGAGCCCTCGCGGACCTGCAGGATGGGCCAAGGTCTGGCTGAGGACGCAGCACCAGGGGAGCAGGAGGATGAAGCACAGCCTGTTGGCTCCTTTGCAGAGAGTGTCCCTGACGTGTCTGGGTACATGGGGTACCTGACTCCAGAACCCTTCAAGTGCAGTCACTTCTGGCCTCACACAGCTTAGGACAGGTGACCTCACCAGGCCACCGCACCTCTAACTCTGAGGGCTTTTTGCTTCCTCATGCTCCCATCAGCAATGTCTCCTACCATGGAGATTCTCAGAGTagggagaagggaagacagacGCTTCACCACGGAGGCTGGGTCTCTGATGGAGAAAGCCTCTGGGGCAACCCCAGTTTCAAGCTTGACCCACCCTGATGCTTGAACCCAGCGGTCCCCACTCCTTGGTCAGCTAACGGGGATGTCATATTCACAGGCCTGAGCTCAGCTTTCTAAATCATGCTGGTAGCGTCTCCTTCCTGTTATCCAAATCTCACCCTCCCCTCAGACAGGACCTCCACTCCCCCTCGGCAGGGCCCTCAATCCACCTCCAGTCCCTCCCTCCCAGGGCTCAGTTCAAGCCACCAACACTACTTCCTGCGTAAACAGCCTCGAAGCGGCCACCCTGAAAACCCACCCAGGTCCCCACTGCGGGAGTGATATGCCTCGAGCAGAGTCCTCGAGCATTCCTTCAGCTCAGGTGCCTACTGGCCTCCAGGAGAAAGTCCAAAGTCTTTGCCAGGCACTCCAGGCCAGTTTTGTCTGCCCCAAACCACCCTCCATGGCAGCTCACACTGGCCACTAGAACTTTTTGCAGTCGTGGAAACACGCTACATCTGTACTACCACAGCAGGTACCCCTTGGAACATGACTAGTCTGAATGAAGAACGGAACCTGTCATTATATTTAGTTTTGAATACATTCAAATGGCCACACAAGGCTAGTGGCTGTCACACTGGACAGGTGGCTCTGATCCAACTGAATGAATTCATGGCTCTTACCCTTCACATTCTTTCTTGCCTCCCACCCTGTGCCTTGGTTCAAACGTGTAGGGCAGACCTCTGCTCAGAGACACTCATGGAtgacacctcctccaggaagctgtcCTGGATTCCACTACGTTCTCTCATTCCTCAGGACCCAAGGACATACCCATTTCCTACTTTTAATTTGCACACATACAGCTCATCCCCCACCCCTACTCACGAGTCAATTCCTAGAGCGCAGAGTCAGTATCATATGCATTTGCTGCCCTCTCAGTCCTCACAGCACAGCGAGAGCCCAGCAGCTATTTGACGAGTGAGTGACCAAGCCCCAGACGAGGGATCGGGCAGCAGGCTCTGCCACCAGGGACTCCAACTCTAGCTACACATCACTAAGGCTAGTTTGACACCCCATCACTGGCCCTTACCTCTCGGTTCCTGTTCCTGCTGCTGTGAAAGATCAAGCCCCTAAACATGGCTGCCAGTTTGGAGAAAAAGCCAGGCTGGTGGGGGCAAAGAAAGCCGTGAGATGATTGGGGCAGCAACAGAGAGGGGAAGAGGACACAGGGAAGGGTGGGGAGGTGAGAGATGAGCACGAGGAGGCACAGACGACAGGGAGCTGTGGAGAGGGAGGTGCCAGGCTGCGTGAGATGGAGCAGCAGAGCGTCAGACTCACTTCCCGCCGACCCGGGATCAGGCCCTACTCTGGCTACACCTGCGCGCCTCGAGGAGGCTCCCAGGCCGGGGCTGGAACCCAGGGCTACCCGCGGGCCTAGCCTGACCTGGCTCCCGGGGGGAGGCCCAGAActcacctccctgcccagggTTCGCCGTTCCAACAGGAGGCGGAAGTGGTTGCAGGTTCTCTTGTTGTCCTTGAGCCCTTGGCCAAGGCCCCGGTTGTCGTCCTGCATCAGTCTCCGGTCCAAGATCACCTCTAGCTGGCCTGGGGGAGTTCACTGTGAGCCCCCGGCCTGCCTCCCTCGACCCCAAGCAGATGCCAACCTCTGGAAGGAGCCCACCCAAGGCCCGAGGGGAAAGCCTGGCTGCAAGGCGAGTCACTCAGGGAGCAAAGCAGCCAAGAAACTGGGAGCTAGAAGGGGCCGAGGGAAGGGTGTGACCCCGGCAGCTCACTGCCCGTGTGTGTTCCATGGCTCAGTAGGAGGGCCAGTCTGGGTGCCTAGGCAGGGACCCGTCTCTGGGCTGCCTATATGCAACAAAGCAAGCAGCAACCGTAAAACCCTGTGAACTGCCACAGGAAGCTGCTGCAGAGACCCTGACCCGGGCCAGGTTTTGTCAAGTTGGGCAGAGTCTGTTGTGACTGGAACACATGCTTCCCACTGTGGTTCTAGGCAGGACAGACCCCAACTCCGCCCACCGTCAAAAGGAGGAAGCGAGAGGACAGTCTAACAGCAGGTGATCGATCAtctctcctttcctttaaaaatatgcctGGGGGAGGGGCTCAAAGCGTACACTTGTGGGAATGAGGATTTTTTCCCAGCACCTTTTTTTTCAAGACTCTCTTCAGGGTAGCCCACACAGAGAGCTCGACCCGCCCTCCCGTATCCCCTTCCCAGACCCCAAGTTCTGTACCTCCTTGGTTTTTACCCTGAGCAACCACAGAAACACACCCCCGATCCTAAAGCAGATCCTTTGCAGGTAAAGCCGCCACCGTGAGCACCCTGTTTTCCGAAAGGGCAGGGGGCTGAGGCGGGACACTCGGCTGAGTGGGGAGTCTTACAGCCGGGGTGACCATGGGcaaaggggcagcagaggcaTGGGCCTTCCAGCAGGGGCCAGGTCCCCACTGTGCTCGCTGTGGGCCCCGCGGAGCCTGGATCGGGCACCCTTGGCTCAGCCCTGCCAAATGTTCCAGCCCAAAGGCGGCCAGCCTGACGGCCTCGGAAGGCCCCAGATGCCGACTGTTCGCTTCACCCCAGGACACAGGAGCCACCTGCGCTGCCCGGGCGGCTGGCTTAGGCCGGTCCTCTCAGGCCCTCCTTCTGATTCTCGAGACGGCCCTTCTCTCTTTTTGGTCATTGTCTCTTAATGACGGCTAGCAGAAAGACAGGACACATTCTTCTCTTTTGCTCAATAATTCATCCTAACCCTGAAGACACTGTTCCACCTGTCCCTACCCTGGCCCCCCAGGAGAGGGCGCACACCCACCTCAGCGGACGATCCCCCTCACTGCCCGCTGCTTCTGGAAGGGATCCAACAGGCCGccccctcccatcacccccaCAGCTGCCGGCACCAGGAGAGGGGGCGACAGCAGGGAGCTGCCTTCCTGTCATCCTCCACTGGGCTTGTGGCTGACAGGGAGAGGCCCACGAGAGGACAGGTCTTGGGGGCATGGATGGGCTTCTCAAGCTTGCCCTCTACACCTCTCCTACCACACACACAAAGCGCCTGCTCCCTACTCACCATTGTGGAGGCTGGAGACACCCAGGGCCTGGGCTGTGTGCAGCGTGAGGCGGTTCTGAGCGTCCTGGAGGTAGGCCATGACGGGCATGGGGTAGAAGTTGGCCTGCAGGGGCAGCTTCTTCAGATACCGTCGGGGCTGCACCTGTGGGCGAGACCAGCCGATCAGGGGCATCTCAACCCCCTTTGGGCCCCCATCACGCTCCGATTCCTCCTTCTCTATCAGAGCAGATCACCCGCCAGGGCCTGAGATGCACGCAGTAAACACTGTCAAGCTCTGTGCTCCGTGGGGTCTCTGGGCGCCGGGCCTGAGGCGTCACCTGAAAGCCGTTGAGGTCTGTGAAGAAGATGCCCTGGCTATCGATGTCAGTGCGAATGCGCAGGGCCAGCTCCTTGTTGACGTAGTCCCGGATGTCCACCAAGGACGACACATCCAGGGACAGCCCCTCCACCCCTGGGTGCAGGACAAAGACAGAGGCTGAGTGGAGCAAGCTACAGCCAGGGAGGGCGCCCCAGGTGAGTCCCAGCGCTTCCGGCCAAGCTCTACTCCAAAAAAGCTCAACAACATGCTTTCTGGGGACAGATGTGCGAACAGACAGACAGCGGGCAGGAGCAAGAGTGTGTCACAGCCCACGGagccacgcctccctgcccacgCTCCCCGTCTGCAGGGCTCACCCGGCAGGTTATACAGCCGGACCACCTGGTGAACATGCTCGTAGCAGGCAACCACCTCTGAGAAGAAAGGGCCTTCTGTGACGCGCAGCACGGGTGGGTCCCTGGGGACGTAGGGCTGGGAAAAGAGCAGAGGGCAGCTGAATCCCCGGCACGTGAGCAAAACAGGGAGGAGCCGGCCAGGGTCAAGCAGTGGGACTTGCTGCCAGCAGGCTCTGGGCTGAGACCCAGGCCGAACCAGGCCCAGGCCCCGGGTGGTGCTCCTcggacccccaccccccacggGGGCAGCGGGTGAGGCGCCTGTGCAGGCAGGAGACGCCTGGAGGAAGGCCCGTGCCCCTCCTCATGCCCACCGCTCATGAAGCCTCCCAGGGCCCCCTGGGGTCTGTGGGGTGTCCTCAGGGTACCTTGGCCTCGCCGTCAGGCAGGAAGAGGTAGGCTCCACTCTTGTCTTTGGACGAGCGGGTGCCATAGACGAGGAACTCCATGTCCACCCGCTGTTCCTGCTCCTCATCCACCCTTCGGACGCTCTGCCAAGAAACACAGCCCTGACCCCTGGCCCCACACCAGCACATCAGGCCTGCCCCCTGGGAGGGCACGGACGAACCTCCCCAAGGAGCCCAGCGCTGCTTCCCTGTGATGCTGGCTCGGGGCTGGCAAGGTCCCCTCCCAGGTCCACCGCCAGCCAGGTGGCAGCGCTCACAGGCTGGAGGCAGCTTGTGTGACCCGCTCCAGCGCCCAGCCCCTGGCCCTTTACCTTGAGGAGCCCGGTAAGGCCTGAGAACCAGACCTGCATGTAGCGGTTGCTGAGGGCGAAGTCACTGGTGCCAGAGTCAATGACACGGAGAGGGAACGCCTCGTTCCTGCTGACGGACAGCGGCCGCCCATGTAGGTAGACGCGCACAGAGGAGGGCAGCGTGCGGGGCCCATCCAGGCCCTGCTGCAGCTGCAGCACGCCAAGACCCAGCGCTGGCAGGCGGACAGGCACAGACACCTGCGGGCACGAGAGGGCTGATGGCCTCGGACACGGGCCTGGGGTTCTGGCCTAAGAGCCCAAGCAAATCCTGCACCCCCTGGGGGGGCCTTTGTCACCTCTGAAAGGGCAGGTGAGGCGACTTGCCCCTCATCAAGACTTTCATGAGTCTCCAATGATACCCAGAAAACCATGAAATGGTAACCACACGTAAGATTTCAAGATAAATCtgctgaaagaatgaataatgGAACAACGTAACTGCCGTCCTTCCTACTATCACACTACAGCAAACGTCACCTTCCTCTCAAGGACAGACTCAAACCCCAGGAGTGACCAAACTCTAGGCGACTCCTCTCCTCAAGACGCCAGTGCCCAACACGGGGAGTAAGGCTGCGAGCAGGAGGCTGGGAAGCCAGTGTCAAGAGACAGCCTGAGGCCCCGGGGAGGGGCCAAGGATCAGCAGAGAGGGCCGTGGCGGGGCCCCACGTGCCAAGCCCCCCTCACCTGATAGACGTCAGGGACCATGTCGGTGGCAGAGCTCCAGTGCGCGCTGACCTGCACGGCCAGGGGCTGACCCTCCTCCGAAAGCACGCGCACCCGGGGTGAGCTCACCAGCAGGGACACCACGCTGAGCCGCTCCTGCTCCAGTGGGTTGAACAGCACCACATACCTGTGAGCAGAAGGCAGGCTCGCCCAGGAGGCCCCTGCTCTGGAGGAACAGGAGCAGGAACATGGCCAGGCCAGGAGTCCCTCAGAGTGCGGTGGCAGCTGGGAGCAGTGGAGAGCCAGGCTCACCTGGGTGAGGATTCCAGCTGGATCACTGTGCGCTCTGGAAGGGCGTCGTGATTTAAGCGGGTGTCATCCTGGAATTAAGTCAGGGGGAGGGGAGAACCATCGTATGGCTCAGCCTGACTCAGAGACTTGCCTCCCCAGACCCCAACCTGTCCTGATGGGGACCAGCAGCCGTGCTGGGCAGGGATCTTTCACcccaggaagggagggaaaagagCAAGGCCCTTGCACCACAGTTCTCGGCCTAGGCCCGCACACCAGAGGTCCCCTCGGGCAGATGCAGGAGTGGGGCTCACCATCTGCAGGAAGGGCACCTCTGGGTCAAAGTGGTAGGCCTTCTTGTCCCCCAGCACCAGGTAGTGAGCTGCGTTCATGATGACCTGTTTCAGGCTGACAAGGGAGCGCAGAAGCCtgggagggtgggcaggagagGGACCAGGGGAGAGGTGACCACTGAGAGACTGTCCACCGACTGGCAGGGCGAGCCCCCAGCAGGCCAGCCCACCGACCACCCGGTGCATTCTCATACTGGGGATGGTGGGCAGCGGCATAGAGTGgatggggaagaggaggggactCCCACCTGACCCCATAGTCCACCACAACGGCCTCCTTGGCGGTGCCCGTGATTGCGTCATGGTGCTGGAAGAGCCCCAGTGTGCGCCGAGCGTCCGTCAGAAGGGCGAAGTTTGAGAGTGGGAACTGGCTGGCCAGTCCAGCGCGGCGGGCGTGAGCCACGGCCAGGCTGTACAGAATCTCTGCACCCCTGCCCAGACAGACAAGTCGGCCTCCTGCCACACAGCTCCCCTGGGCCCACCCTCGCTCTGCAAGCCCCAcgcctcctccttcctccccttctctgtgTCGTGGTCTCCATGCCCTTCGCGTCCCTGCTCAGCCAATCCAGCACCCCCTTGAACCCTTCTCCCTCCAGCCTGGAAGCGGGCCGTCTCACCGCAGGTGTGCTTCCAGGACGCGGTCCAGGTTCTTGTAGAAAGGCCGTGAAGTGTAATAGCCTGTCCAGTAGTGGTCCTCCCGGTCCGCGTAGGAGAAGAAATCCCCACTCagcacagggaaacctggaggCCGGGCTCCCGGCTCCACCCCTGTCCTCTTGTATAGAGCGTCAAAATAGTCGGAGAGGGTGCCAAACTGGGCCTGTGGGGACCCCAAAACCCCCTTCCATCAGCTCCAGAGTCTTCTGGGAATTCTGGCTCCCCGCCAcagctgggggtgagggggagcAATCTGGTCTATGCAGAGGGTAGTCCCTGTGTGGCCTGGACCTCACAGAAGCTGGGGAGCCTGGGAAAGAATTgtgacaaaaaaggaaaaacacacccAAGAATTGTGAATGTACCCCTGCTCTGGAGTGGTCATGGGGAGCAGGAGACCGCACAGAAGGGCTGGGCTGCAGCCCCGACGAGGCCCTTCCCCAGCTCAGTGTCCCTTCACACCTGCACATGGAGGTCAGGCTTGCTGTTGAGGAAGTCGAAGAGCCGCTGGTAGTTGAAGAACTGGGCGTCCCACTCCTGGGGCTTGTCGTAGCGGAAGTCATCGCCCAGCGGCACCAGGAGCACGTTGCTCCGGAAGAGCCGGGACTTCTTCCTGTACTGGTCCAGGAGCAGGCCTGCcctgtgggtggggaggggaaccGGCTCACGCGGAGCCTCACGTCACCTGATCCTGAGGGGAGCCAGCCCGAGGGGCCCCCTCATACACCCCTGTCACAGGCTCATTCGGCTCATGGGTGGGAAACCCAGCCCCAGGGAGCCCGGGGTTCTCTGGGCGACTAGAGCTCTTCCCGAGGCACGGCTTCAGTTCCCTGGCCCCAGTTCTGCCCTGGATGCTGCAGAGAACAAGTCAGCCCTCCATGCCCATGTCGGTCCCTCAGACAACCAAGATGTGGGAGCGCTGCCCCGGGCTTCCTCGTCAGGCTCTGCAATCCCCACTCTTCCATCCCCGCTCTTCCGCCTCTCTGGCTCCTGCAGGGCAGCTGGGAACCCTCTCACTGGCACGTCTCTGAGTAGCCCATCGGCCAGGAACCCAGAGTGCAGGGCCCAGCACTGACCACGCTCGTCCAGGGGAGGCAGGCCACACTCCTGGGATGGCCAGAGTGGCCGTGTGTTCACACAGGCGTGTTTGGCAGCCCCCAGGCTCACCCCACCGTGCTGACGTTAGGGATCACGTTTTCTGTGCATGTGGCCAGCAAGACCTTTTCTCGTCCTGAACTTTCCTATCCTGTTTACGGACGCTAAGGGTAGAACCTTACAGTTATATCTAATGTTAATAAAAACCGTATCTGGTTGGACTCAGCCCAAATTCCAACCTCTTGAGATCTTCTGGGACCCTGACTCTGACACTCCAGCTTCACTCTGTCTCCAGTGATGCGGCACAGCCCCGGAGTGAAGAGCCCAGACC is a window encoding:
- the MAN2A2 gene encoding alpha-mannosidase 2x isoform X1: MKLKKQVTVCGAAIFCVAVFSLYLMLDRVQHDPARHQNGGNFPRSQISVLQNRIEQLEQLLEENHEIISHIKDSVLELTANVEGPPALLPYYVANGSWVVPPEPRPSFFSISPQDCQFALGGRGEKPELQMLTVSEELPFDNVDGGVWKQGFDISYSPHDWDTEDLQVFVVPHSHNDPGWLKTFDKYYTEQTQHILNNMVSKLQEDPRRRFIWAEVSFFAKWWDNISAQKRAAVRRLVGNGQLEIATGGWVMPDEANSHYFALIDQLIEGHQWLEKNLGATPRSGWAVDPFGYSPTMPYLLRRANLTSMLIQRVHYAIKKHFAASHSLEFMWRQTWDSDASTDIFCHMMPFYSYDVPHTCGPDPKICCQFDFKRLPGGRISCPWKVPPRAITEANVAERAGLLLDQYRKKSRLFRSNVLLVPLGDDFRYDKPQEWDAQFFNYQRLFDFLNSKPDLHVQAQFGTLSDYFDALYKRTGVEPGARPPGFPVLSGDFFSYADREDHYWTGYYTSRPFYKNLDRVLEAHLRGAEILYSLAVAHARRAGLASQFPLSNFALLTDARRTLGLFQHHDAITGTAKEAVVVDYGVRLLRSLVSLKQVIMNAAHYLVLGDKKAYHFDPEVPFLQMDDTRLNHDALPERTVIQLESSPRYVVLFNPLEQERLSVVSLLVSSPRVRVLSEEGQPLAVQVSAHWSSATDMVPDVYQVSVPVRLPALGLGVLQLQQGLDGPRTLPSSVRVYLHGRPLSVSRNEAFPLRVIDSGTSDFALSNRYMQVWFSGLTGLLKSVRRVDEEQEQRVDMEFLVYGTRSSKDKSGAYLFLPDGEAKPYVPRDPPVLRVTEGPFFSEVVACYEHVHQVVRLYNLPGVEGLSLDVSSLVDIRDYVNKELALRIRTDIDSQGIFFTDLNGFQVQPRRYLKKLPLQANFYPMPVMAYLQDAQNRLTLHTAQALGVSSLHNGQLEVILDRRLMQDDNRGLGQGLKDNKRTCNHFRLLLERRTLGREPGFFSKLAAMFRGLIFHSSRNRNREVREGSSASFPSLLSHLTSMYLNTPVLALPVARRQAPGPALRSFHPLASSLPCDFHLLNLRTLQAEEDGLPSAEAALLLHRKGFDCGLEAKNLGFNCTTSQGKVALGSLFHGLDVVFLQPTSLTLLYPLASPSNSTDVYVEPMEIATFRLRLG
- the MAN2A2 gene encoding alpha-mannosidase 2x isoform X3 produces the protein MKLKKQVTVCGAAIFCVAVFSLYLMLDRVQHDPARHQNGGNFPRSQISVLQNRIEQLEQLLEENHEIISHIKDSVLELTANVEGPPALLPYYVANGSWVVPPEPRPSFFSISPQDCQFALGGRGEKPELQMLTVSEELPFDNVDGGVWKQGFDISYSPHDWDTEDLQVFVVPHSHNDPGWLKTFDKYYTEQTQHILNNMVSKLQEDPRRRFIWAEVSFFAKWWDNISAQKRAAVRRLVGNGQLEIATGGWVMPDEANSHYFALIDQLIEGHQWLEKNLGATPRSGWAVDPFGYSPTMPYLLRRANLTSMLIQRVHYAIKKHFAASHSLEFMWRQTWDSDASTDIFCHMMPFYSYDVPHTCGPDPKICCQFDFKRLPGGRISCPWKVPPRAITEANVAERAGLLLDQYRKKSRLFRSNVLLVPLGDDFRYDKPQEWDAQFFNYQRLFDFLNSKPDLHVQDHYWTGYYTSRPFYKNLDRVLEAHLRGAEILYSLAVAHARRAGLASQFPLSNFALLTDARRTLGLFQHHDAITGTAKEAVVVDYGVRLLRSLVSLKQVIMNAAHYLVLGDKKAYHFDPEVPFLQMDDTRLNHDALPERTVIQLESSPRYVVLFNPLEQERLSVVSLLVSSPRVRVLSEEGQPLAVQVSAHWSSATDMVPDVYQVSVPVRLPALGLGVLQLQQGLDGPRTLPSSVRVYLHGRPLSVSRNEAFPLRVIDSGTSDFALSNRYMQVWFSGLTGLLKSVRRVDEEQEQRVDMEFLVYGTRSSKDKSGAYLFLPDGEAKPYVPRDPPVLRVTEGPFFSEVVACYEHVHQVVRLYNLPGVEGLSLDVSSLVDIRDYVNKELALRIRTDIDSQGIFFTDLNGFQVQPRRYLKKLPLQANFYPMPVMAYLQDAQNRLTLHTAQALGVSSLHNGQLEVILDRRLMQDDNRGLGQGLKDNKRTCNHFRLLLERRTLGREPGFFSKLAAMFRGLIFHSSRNRNREVREGSSASFPSLLSHLTSMYLNTPVLALPVARRQAPGPALRSFHPLASSLPCDFHLLNLRTLQAEEDGLPSAEAALLLHRKGFDCGLEAKNLGFNCTTSQGKVALGSLFHGLDVVFLQPTSLTLLYPLASPSNSTDVYVEPMEIATFRLRLG
- the MAN2A2 gene encoding alpha-mannosidase 2x isoform X2, with protein sequence MKLKKQVTVCGAAIFCVAVFSLYLMLDRVQHDPARHQNGGNFPRSQISVLQNRIEQLEQLLEENHEIISHIKDSVLELTANVEGPPALLPYYVANGSWVVPPEPRPSFFSISPQDCQFALGGRGEKPELQMLTVSEELPFDNVDGGVWKQGFDISYSPHDWDTEDLQVFVVPHSHNDPGWLKTFDKYYTEQTQHILNNMVSKLQEDPRRRFIWAEVSFFAKWWDNISAQKRAAVRRLVGNGQLEIATGGWVMPDEANSHYFALIDQLIEGHQWLEKNLGATPRSGWAVDPFGYSPTMPYLLRRANLTSMLIQRVHYAIKKHFAASHSLEFMWRQTWDSDASTDIFCHMMPFYSYDVPHTCGPDPKICCQFDFKRLPGGRISCPWKVPPRAITEANVAERAGLLLDQYRKKSRLFRSNVLLVPLGDDFRYDKPQEWDAQFFNYQRLFDFLNSKPDLHVQAQFGTLSDYFDALYKRTGVEPGARPPGFPVLSGDFFSYADREDHYWTGYYTSRPFYKNLDRVLEAHLRGAEILYSLAVAHARRAGLASQFPLSNFALLTDARRTLGLFQHHDAITGTAKEAVVVDYGVRLLRSLVSLKQVIMNAAHYLVLGDKKAYHFDPEVPFLQMDDTRLNHDALPERTVIQLESSPRYVVLFNPLEQERLSVVSLLVSSPRVRVLSEEGQPLAVQVSAHWSSATDMVPDVYQVSVPVRLPALGLGVLQLQQGLDGPRTLPSSVRVYLHGRPLSVSRNEAFPLRVIDSGTSDFALSNRYMQVWFSGLTGLLKSVRRVDEEQEQRVDMEFLVYGTRSSKDKSGAYLFLPDGEAKPYVPRDPPVLRVTEGPFFSEVVACYEHVHQVVRLYNLPGVEGLSLDVSSLVDIRDYVNKELALRIRTDIDSQGIFFTDLNGFQVQPRRYLKKLPLQANFYPMPVMAYLQDAQNRLTLHTAQALGVSSLHNGQLEVILDRRLMQDDNRGLGQGLKDNKRTCNHFRLLLERRTLGREVREGSSASFPSLLSHLTSMYLNTPVLALPVARRQAPGPALRSFHPLASSLPCDFHLLNLRTLQAEEDGLPSAEAALLLHRKGFDCGLEAKNLGFNCTTSQGKVALGSLFHGLDVVFLQPTSLTLLYPLASPSNSTDVYVEPMEIATFRLRLG